One Methylosinus sp. C49 DNA segment encodes these proteins:
- a CDS encoding DUF3501 family protein has translation MAQKHHITVADLLPPDEYAKIRVESRRRIAARKRNRRVEVGPFVTFYFEDFETIWLQIQEMIHIEKGTLEQAPSEIAAYAPLIPKGRELVATFMIEIDDPLRRKRVLDTLGAIEETAFIELGGERIAGMAEADQDRTREDGKASAVQFVHFPFTDAQVAAFREPGARALIGFTHQNYGHIAVMPEAVRAELAGDFA, from the coding sequence ATGGCGCAGAAGCACCACATCACCGTCGCCGATCTTCTTCCACCGGACGAATATGCGAAGATCCGCGTCGAGAGCCGCCGCCGCATCGCCGCGCGCAAGCGCAATCGCCGCGTCGAGGTCGGGCCTTTCGTGACCTTTTATTTCGAGGATTTCGAGACGATCTGGCTGCAGATCCAGGAGATGATCCACATAGAGAAGGGGACGCTCGAGCAGGCGCCGAGCGAGATCGCCGCCTATGCGCCGCTGATCCCCAAAGGCCGCGAATTGGTCGCCACCTTCATGATCGAGATCGACGACCCGCTGCGCAGAAAGCGCGTGCTGGACACGCTGGGCGCGATCGAGGAGACCGCCTTCATCGAATTGGGCGGCGAGCGCATCGCCGGCATGGCCGAAGCGGACCAGGACCGCACCAGAGAGGACGGCAAGGCCTCCGCCGTGCAATTCGTGCATTTTCCCTTCACCGACGCGCAGGTCGCGGCTTTTCGCGAGCCGGGAGCGCGCGCGCTGATCGGCTTCACCCATCAAAATTATGGGCATATCGCGGTGATGCCAGAGGCGGTGCGGGCGGAGCTCGCGGGGGATTTCGCGTGA
- a CDS encoding heparinase II/III family protein, giving the protein MIRFAPRDVVEREEDALSETAKGSGRRLANAAARGVASFARAVRGPYYAVQAMGVRAPERLYVAPQDIRTADPTVADEIYAGYFSFDGKVVETNGRSPFSIAPPSVAWRRSLAGFSWLRHLRAADRALARANARALVDEFLRTRTDFIDDPAYEPRIVARRTLSFLAQSPILLEGADQEFYERFMRALARNIRFLLRAMGSERRASDRLLCAVALAAFGVCADAGRKFEMRATALLDAELFRQILPDGGHIGRNPETPVELLLDLLPLRQAYAARGRRPPERLTASIAAMISFLRVLKHGDGSLALFNGMGQAPPDRLATILAHADASGAPILDAPHSGYRRLQAGAAAVVVDAGAPPPPIFSSAAHAGCLSFEFSIGAERIIVNCGAPPAGSEALRRVARSTAAHSTLVVEDRSSCRIEARPGRGRPEERIVAGPAQVKASRRATATSHELELSHDGYARELGLLHERALALAHDGSQLFGDDRLVALRHGARAEHFVLRFHLHPNVQASAAGKRKVLLRSLGVDLVFEANADVSVEESVFFAGPATARKSAQIVVDGRGAKDAHLRWSFSRVDAESESARV; this is encoded by the coding sequence ATGATTCGCTTTGCTCCGCGCGACGTCGTGGAGCGCGAGGAGGACGCTCTGAGCGAGACGGCCAAAGGCTCTGGACGGCGATTGGCGAATGCCGCCGCGCGTGGCGTCGCCTCATTCGCGCGCGCGGTGCGCGGGCCTTATTACGCCGTGCAGGCCATGGGCGTACGCGCGCCGGAGCGGCTCTATGTGGCGCCGCAGGACATTCGCACCGCCGATCCCACCGTCGCGGATGAAATCTACGCCGGCTATTTTTCTTTCGACGGTAAGGTCGTCGAGACCAATGGGCGCTCGCCCTTCTCCATCGCGCCGCCCTCCGTCGCCTGGCGGCGCTCGCTCGCCGGCTTCTCCTGGCTGCGCCATTTGCGCGCCGCCGATCGCGCGCTCGCGCGCGCCAACGCCCGCGCGCTGGTCGACGAATTTCTGCGCACGCGCACCGATTTCATCGACGATCCCGCCTATGAGCCGCGCATCGTCGCGCGCCGCACGCTGTCCTTTCTGGCGCAATCGCCGATCCTGCTCGAGGGCGCGGATCAAGAGTTCTACGAGCGCTTCATGCGCGCGCTGGCGCGCAACATTCGCTTTCTGCTGCGCGCCATGGGCTCGGAGCGGCGCGCCTCGGACCGGCTGCTCTGCGCCGTGGCGCTCGCCGCTTTCGGCGTCTGCGCCGACGCCGGCCGTAAGTTCGAGATGCGCGCCACCGCGCTGCTGGACGCCGAGCTGTTCCGCCAAATCCTGCCGGACGGCGGCCATATCGGCCGCAATCCCGAGACGCCGGTGGAACTGCTGCTCGATCTCTTGCCGCTGCGTCAAGCCTATGCCGCGCGCGGGCGCCGGCCGCCGGAGCGGCTCACCGCCTCCATCGCCGCGATGATCTCCTTCCTGCGCGTGCTGAAGCATGGCGACGGCTCGTTGGCTCTGTTCAACGGAATGGGCCAGGCGCCGCCGGATCGGCTGGCGACGATCCTCGCCCATGCCGACGCCTCCGGCGCGCCCATTCTCGACGCGCCGCATTCGGGCTATCGGCGGCTGCAGGCGGGCGCAGCCGCGGTCGTCGTCGACGCCGGCGCGCCGCCGCCGCCGATCTTCTCCTCCGCGGCCCATGCCGGCTGCCTCTCCTTCGAATTTTCAATCGGCGCCGAGCGCATCATCGTCAATTGCGGCGCCCCGCCCGCGGGTTCGGAGGCGCTGCGCCGCGTCGCGCGCTCGACGGCGGCGCATTCCACCCTCGTCGTCGAGGATCGCTCCTCCTGCCGCATAGAGGCGCGGCCGGGACGCGGCCGGCCGGAGGAGCGCATCGTCGCCGGCCCCGCGCAAGTGAAGGCGTCGCGCCGCGCCACCGCGACGAGCCATGAGCTCGAGCTCTCGCATGACGGCTATGCGCGCGAACTCGGCCTATTGCACGAGCGCGCTTTGGCGCTGGCGCATGACGGCTCGCAGCTCTTCGGCGACGACAGGCTCGTCGCGCTGCGCCACGGCGCCCGCGCCGAGCATTTCGTGCTGCGCTTCCATCTGCATCCCAATGTGCAGGCGAGCGCGGCGGGCAAGCGCAAGGTGCTGCTGCGCAGCCTCGGCGTCGATCTCGTCTTCGAGGCCAACGCCGATGTGAGCGTGGAAGAGAGCGTCTTCTTCGCCGGCCCCGCCACAGCGCGAAAAAGCGCGCAGATCGTGGTGGATGGGCGCGGCGCGAAGGACGCGCATTTGCGGTGGTCGTTTTCGCGGGTCGACGCGGAGAGCGAATCTGCTCGCGTGTGA
- the glyA gene encoding serine hydroxymethyltransferase, protein MSQSAFFTASLADSDPDLAKAIGLELGRQRDEIELIASENIVSKAVLEAQGSVLTNKYAEGYPGKRYYGGCQFVDIAENLAIERAKQLFGCGFANVQPNSGSQANQSVFLALATPGDSFMGLDLAAGGHLTHGSPVNLSGKWFKPVPYTVRKDDQRIDMEQVAALAAEHKPKIIIAGGSGYSRIWDFEAFRKIADSVGAYFMVDMAHFAGLVAAGLHPSPFPHAHVVTTTTHKTLRGPRGGMVLTNDEEIAKKINSAVFPGLQGGPLMHVIAGKAAAFGEALKPEFKAYQQQVKDNAQTLAQTLVDAGLAIVSGGTDNHLMLVDLRPKKLTGKAAEAALGRSHITCNKNGIPFDPEKPFVTSGIRLGSPAATSRGFGTAEFKLVGGYIVEVLDGLAAKGEADNAATEAAVKEKVHALTAKFPIY, encoded by the coding sequence ATGAGCCAATCCGCTTTCTTCACTGCCTCGCTCGCCGATTCGGACCCTGATCTCGCCAAGGCCATCGGCCTCGAGCTCGGCCGTCAGCGCGACGAGATCGAGCTCATCGCCTCCGAGAACATCGTGTCCAAGGCGGTTCTGGAAGCGCAGGGCTCCGTCCTCACCAACAAATATGCCGAAGGCTATCCGGGCAAGCGCTATTATGGCGGCTGCCAGTTCGTCGACATCGCCGAGAATCTGGCGATCGAGCGCGCCAAGCAGCTGTTCGGCTGCGGATTCGCCAATGTCCAGCCCAATTCCGGCAGCCAGGCCAATCAGTCGGTCTTCCTCGCTCTGGCGACGCCGGGCGATTCCTTCATGGGCCTCGATCTCGCCGCCGGCGGCCATCTGACCCATGGCTCGCCGGTCAATCTCTCCGGCAAATGGTTCAAGCCGGTTCCCTATACGGTGCGCAAGGACGATCAGCGCATCGACATGGAGCAGGTCGCGGCGCTCGCCGCCGAGCACAAGCCGAAGATCATCATCGCGGGCGGCTCCGGCTATTCGCGCATCTGGGACTTCGAGGCCTTCCGCAAGATCGCGGATAGCGTCGGCGCCTATTTCATGGTCGATATGGCGCATTTTGCCGGTCTGGTGGCGGCGGGCCTGCATCCCTCGCCCTTCCCGCACGCCCATGTCGTCACCACCACCACGCATAAGACGCTGCGCGGCCCGCGCGGCGGCATGGTGCTGACCAATGACGAAGAGATCGCCAAGAAGATCAATTCGGCGGTCTTCCCGGGCCTGCAGGGCGGCCCGCTGATGCATGTCATCGCCGGCAAGGCGGCCGCCTTCGGCGAGGCGCTGAAGCCCGAGTTCAAGGCCTATCAGCAGCAGGTGAAGGACAACGCCCAGACGCTGGCGCAGACGCTGGTCGACGCCGGCCTCGCCATCGTCTCCGGCGGCACCGACAATCATCTGATGCTGGTCGATCTGCGTCCGAAGAAGCTGACCGGCAAGGCCGCGGAAGCCGCGCTCGGCCGCTCGCACATCACCTGCAACAAGAACGGCATCCCCTTCGATCCGGAGAAGCCCTTCGTCACCTCCGGCATCCGTCTCGGCTCGCCGGCCGCCACCTCGCGCGGCTTCGGCACGGCTGAGTTCAAGCTGGTCGGCGGCTATATCGTCGAGGTGCTGGACGGTCTCGCCGCCAAGGGCGAGGCGGACAACGCCGCGACCGAAGCCGCGGTGAAGGAGAAGGTCCACGCGCTGACGGCGAAGTTCCCGATCTATTGA
- a CDS encoding alkaline phosphatase family protein produces the protein MFLKNSIGGLAALACAASATPASSESLHEFKHIVVVYQENHSFDNLFGLWGAVNGEPVQGLPFADAAHTEQVRADGTTAYSCLLQNDVNLASPSPLATSCTDATGATSFVSAFQNKPFEIDDYIAASDKTCPAPGVSASNGVLKNAAGALTGGCTRDLVHRYYSEQFQINGGKQNRYVTGSDAAGLSMGYYDTTKLPIYAALHKHGAPHYVIADHFFQSAFGGSFLNHQWLVAAATPVFANALNDASANDLHSVVDANGMPASTALYANLLGSSAKDSSLTASCNPPAGRPATPANVVCGDFAVNTTQPYYQPYAPGTVDAKRLPPLENPTIGERLSARGVDWAWYSGGWSNANGDIGAPGWTNGNGTSCADPNAMATATFPNCPDKLFQFHHQPFNYFKAYAPGTAARRDHLRDEAEFVQLAQTGRLKPVSFVKLIGAENEHPGYASEADGSSHLVDLIASIVNGPDGRETLIIVTYDEFGGSWDHVPPPPYQSEHVAEREHHHGHSHHAGGGAHDRWGPGTRIPALLISKRFDRSGVDHANYDTTSILKLIEERYHLAPLGSRDAEVRSLTRALDAAER, from the coding sequence ATGTTTCTGAAAAACTCGATCGGCGGCCTCGCGGCCCTCGCCTGCGCGGCGTCGGCTACTCCCGCCAGCTCAGAATCTCTGCACGAATTCAAACATATCGTTGTCGTTTATCAGGAGAACCACAGCTTCGACAATCTGTTCGGCCTGTGGGGCGCTGTGAATGGAGAGCCGGTGCAGGGACTGCCCTTCGCCGACGCCGCGCACACCGAGCAGGTCCGCGCCGACGGAACCACCGCCTATAGCTGCCTGCTGCAGAACGATGTGAATCTCGCCTCGCCCTCGCCGCTGGCGACGAGCTGCACGGATGCGACCGGCGCGACCTCCTTCGTCAGCGCCTTCCAGAACAAGCCCTTCGAGATCGACGATTATATCGCCGCGAGCGACAAGACCTGTCCGGCGCCGGGCGTCTCCGCCTCGAATGGCGTGCTGAAGAATGCCGCCGGCGCCCTCACCGGCGGCTGCACGCGCGATCTCGTGCATCGCTATTACAGCGAGCAGTTCCAGATCAATGGCGGCAAGCAGAATCGCTATGTGACGGGCAGCGACGCCGCCGGCCTGTCGATGGGCTATTACGACACCACCAAGCTGCCGATCTATGCCGCGCTCCACAAGCATGGCGCGCCGCATTACGTCATCGCCGATCATTTCTTCCAATCGGCCTTCGGCGGCTCCTTCCTCAATCACCAATGGCTCGTCGCCGCGGCGACTCCGGTCTTCGCCAATGCGCTCAATGACGCCAGCGCGAACGACCTCCATTCCGTGGTCGACGCCAACGGCATGCCCGCGAGCACAGCGCTCTACGCGAATCTGCTCGGCTCTTCCGCCAAGGACTCATCGCTCACCGCCTCCTGCAACCCGCCCGCGGGACGTCCGGCGACGCCGGCGAATGTCGTCTGCGGAGATTTCGCGGTCAACACGACCCAGCCCTATTATCAGCCTTACGCGCCCGGGACCGTGGATGCGAAGCGCCTGCCGCCGCTCGAGAATCCGACGATCGGCGAGCGCCTCTCCGCGCGCGGGGTCGACTGGGCCTGGTATTCGGGCGGCTGGTCCAACGCCAATGGCGACATAGGCGCGCCCGGCTGGACCAATGGAAACGGGACAAGCTGCGCCGATCCGAATGCGATGGCGACGGCGACCTTTCCGAACTGCCCGGACAAGCTGTTCCAGTTCCACCATCAGCCGTTCAACTATTTCAAGGCCTATGCTCCGGGAACGGCGGCGCGCCGCGATCATTTGCGCGACGAGGCCGAGTTCGTTCAGCTCGCCCAGACCGGCCGGCTCAAGCCCGTCAGCTTCGTGAAGCTGATCGGCGCGGAGAACGAGCATCCCGGCTACGCCAGCGAGGCGGACGGCAGCTCGCATCTCGTCGATCTGATCGCCTCCATCGTCAACGGCCCGGACGGCCGCGAGACGCTCATCATCGTCACCTATGACGAGTTCGGCGGCTCCTGGGACCATGTGCCGCCGCCGCCCTATCAGAGCGAGCATGTGGCCGAAAGAGAGCACCATCACGGCCACAGCCATCACGCCGGCGGCGGCGCGCATGATCGCTGGGGTCCCGGCACGCGCATTCCGGCGCTGCTGATTTCCAAGCGCTTCGATCGCTCCGGGGTGGACCACGCGAATTACGACACGACCTCGATCCTGAAGCTGATCGAGGAGCGCTACCATCTCGCCCCGCTCGGCTCGCGCGACGCCGAAGTTCGCAGCCTAACGCGGGCGTTGGACGCCGCCGAGCGCTGA
- a CDS encoding helix-turn-helix domain-containing protein — translation MADAPKSAERAKAIDIGAELLASVREMKAGAKARVHNREILQFAHARLASGLSQAAFAALLGVSVRTLQDWEQGRRKPSAAAVTLYKIAERRPEVLRELAA, via the coding sequence ATGGCTGACGCTCCGAAATCCGCCGAGCGCGCGAAGGCGATCGACATCGGCGCGGAGTTGCTCGCATCGGTGCGAGAAATGAAGGCTGGCGCTAAGGCGCGGGTCCACAATCGCGAAATCCTGCAATTCGCACACGCGAGGCTCGCCTCCGGCCTGTCGCAGGCGGCCTTCGCCGCTCTTTTGGGCGTGTCCGTGCGGACCTTGCAGGATTGGGAGCAGGGCCGGCGTAAGCCTTCCGCGGCTGCGGTGACGCTCTACAAGATCGCCGAGCGGCGGCCGGAGGTCTTGCGCGAGCTGGCGGCGTGA
- a CDS encoding peptide chain release factor 3, whose amino-acid sequence MTSPQPSDPVSRRRTFAIISHPDAGKTTLTEKLLLFGGAIQLAGAVKAKRNAQQTRSDWMSIERERGISVVTSVMTFEYGDCVFNLLDTPGHEDFSEDTYRTLSAVDAAVMVIDAAKGIEARTRKLFEVCRLRDIPIVTFINKLDREGRDPFSLLDEIEKTLALDTAPVTWPIGSGRSFAGTYCFATKSVRKIDADTEPMVVSGLDDPALLALLPAHEADAWLEEAMLAEEGCKTFELAAFREGHLTPVFFGSALRNFGVRDLIDAMAEYAPSPRGQDADKRHVEAKEPKMAGFVFKIQANMDPNHRDRIAFMRVCSGKLSRGMKAKIVRTGKTISLNAPQFFFARDRSIADEAFAGDVVGIPNHGILRIGDTLTEGEEISFRGVPSFAPEILRRIVISDAMKAKKLREALRQLAEEGVVQLFLPNDGSGALVGVVGALQLDVLATRLEAEYGLETKYETSRFGICRWITSNDPIALKSFIESHGSSMAEDIDGAPVFMSSSEFQLRYDAERHSSIVFSDVKDYQKGGAGKG is encoded by the coding sequence TTGACCAGCCCACAGCCGAGCGACCCCGTCTCGCGACGGCGCACCTTCGCCATCATCTCCCACCCGGACGCGGGCAAGACCACGCTGACCGAAAAGCTTCTGCTGTTCGGCGGCGCGATTCAGCTCGCCGGCGCGGTGAAGGCCAAGCGCAACGCCCAGCAGACGCGCTCCGATTGGATGAGCATAGAACGCGAGCGCGGCATTTCCGTCGTCACCTCGGTGATGACCTTCGAATATGGCGATTGCGTCTTCAACCTGCTCGACACGCCGGGCCATGAGGACTTTTCGGAAGACACCTATCGCACGCTCTCCGCCGTGGATGCGGCGGTGATGGTGATCGACGCCGCCAAGGGCATAGAGGCGCGCACGCGCAAGCTGTTCGAAGTGTGCCGGCTGCGCGATATTCCCATCGTCACCTTCATCAACAAGCTCGATCGCGAGGGGCGCGATCCTTTCTCGCTGCTCGACGAGATCGAGAAGACGTTGGCGCTCGACACGGCGCCGGTGACTTGGCCGATCGGCTCCGGCCGGAGCTTCGCCGGCACCTACTGCTTCGCCACGAAGTCGGTGCGCAAGATCGACGCCGACACCGAGCCGATGGTGGTCTCCGGCCTCGACGATCCGGCGCTGCTCGCGCTGCTGCCGGCGCATGAGGCGGATGCGTGGCTCGAGGAAGCGATGCTCGCCGAGGAAGGCTGCAAGACATTCGAGCTCGCGGCGTTTCGCGAGGGGCATTTGACGCCGGTGTTCTTCGGCAGCGCGCTGCGTAATTTCGGCGTGCGCGATCTCATCGACGCAATGGCCGAATATGCGCCCTCGCCGCGCGGGCAGGACGCCGACAAGCGCCATGTCGAGGCCAAGGAGCCGAAGATGGCCGGCTTCGTGTTCAAGATCCAGGCGAATATGGACCCGAACCATCGCGACCGCATCGCCTTCATGCGCGTCTGCTCGGGCAAGCTCTCGCGCGGCATGAAAGCGAAGATCGTGCGCACGGGCAAGACCATCTCGCTCAATGCGCCGCAATTCTTCTTCGCGCGCGACCGCTCCATCGCCGATGAAGCCTTTGCGGGAGATGTGGTGGGCATCCCCAATCACGGCATATTGCGCATCGGCGACACGCTCACCGAGGGCGAGGAGATTTCCTTCCGCGGCGTGCCGAGCTTCGCGCCGGAAATTCTGCGCCGCATCGTCATCTCCGACGCGATGAAGGCCAAGAAGCTGCGCGAGGCGCTGCGCCAGCTCGCCGAGGAGGGCGTGGTGCAGCTCTTCCTGCCCAATGACGGCTCCGGCGCGCTGGTCGGCGTCGTCGGCGCGCTGCAGCTCGATGTGCTGGCGACGCGGCTCGAGGCCGAATATGGGCTGGAGACGAAATACGAGACCTCGCGCTTCGGCATATGCCGCTGGATAACCTCGAATGATCCGATCGCGCTGAAGAGCTTCATCGAATCGCACGGCTCCTCCATGGCGGAGGATATAGACGGCGCGCCGGTGTTCATGTCGTCGAGCGAGTTCCAGCTGCGCTATGACGCGGAGCGGCATTCGTCCATCGTGTTCTCGGATGTGAAGGATTATCAGAAGGGCGGGGCGGGGAAGGGGTGA
- a CDS encoding type II toxin-antitoxin system ParD family antitoxin, whose protein sequence is MANVEKRSFSLPTENLAFIEAKVSAGDYASESDVIRAALSALQERDAAVERWLREDVAPVYDAMRAEPDRAIAIDSVFDEVRARHALRSKDRG, encoded by the coding sequence ATGGCGAATGTCGAAAAGCGGAGCTTCAGCCTGCCGACCGAGAATTTGGCCTTCATCGAGGCGAAGGTCTCCGCCGGAGACTATGCTTCGGAGAGCGATGTGATCCGCGCGGCGCTTTCCGCCTTGCAGGAGCGGGACGCCGCCGTCGAGCGATGGCTACGGGAAGACGTCGCGCCCGTTTATGACGCCATGCGCGCCGAGCCGGACCGCGCCATCGCCATCGACTCGGTATTCGACGAGGTGCGGGCGCGTCATGCGCTTCGATCGAAGGATCGCGGTTGA
- a CDS encoding rubrerythrin family protein — protein sequence MATLKGTKTEQNLKDAFAGESQANRRYLYFAQKADIEGHNDVATVFRSTAEGETGHAHGHLEFLEVVGDPATGLPIGKTEDNLKAAVAGETHEYTDMYPGFARSAREEGFEEIADWFETLAKAERSHAGRFQKALDELK from the coding sequence ATGGCTACGCTCAAGGGCACCAAGACCGAACAGAATCTGAAGGATGCGTTTGCCGGCGAGTCTCAGGCGAACCGCCGCTATCTCTATTTCGCTCAAAAGGCCGATATCGAAGGCCATAATGACGTCGCGACCGTGTTTCGCTCCACCGCCGAGGGTGAGACGGGCCATGCGCATGGCCATCTCGAATTTCTCGAGGTGGTGGGCGACCCTGCGACCGGTCTGCCGATCGGCAAGACCGAGGACAATCTGAAGGCCGCCGTCGCCGGCGAGACGCATGAATATACGGATATGTATCCGGGCTTCGCGCGCTCGGCCCGCGAGGAGGGCTTCGAGGAGATCGCCGATTGGTTCGAGACGCTGGCCAAGGCCGAGCGCTCGCACGCCGGCCGCTTCCAGAAGGCGCTCGACGAGCTGAAGTAA
- a CDS encoding type II toxin-antitoxin system RelE/ParE family toxin, with product MTVIETPTFARLAAQCWEDGDRTAFIDFIASNPEAGDVVPGSGGLRKIRWGSVGRGKRGGVRVIYFNRLANGEVWLLLVYPKSVRDNIPANVLREIKKELDDG from the coding sequence TTGACCGTCATTGAAACCCCCACTTTTGCACGGCTCGCCGCTCAGTGCTGGGAAGATGGCGATCGGACCGCGTTCATCGACTTCATCGCGTCGAACCCCGAGGCCGGCGATGTCGTTCCTGGTTCTGGAGGCCTGAGAAAAATTCGCTGGGGTAGTGTCGGACGCGGCAAGCGCGGCGGCGTTCGGGTGATTTATTTCAATCGGCTGGCGAATGGAGAGGTTTGGCTGCTGCTGGTCTATCCCAAATCGGTGCGGGACAATATTCCCGCGAATGTCCTCCGTGAGATCAAGAAGGAACTCGACGATGGCTGA
- a CDS encoding type II toxin-antitoxin system RelE/ParE family toxin: MRRRGIVFSPEARDDILQIYDWIEERAGSDVALAYIGRLETYCRGFDMASERGRRRDDLRPGLRVVGFERRVTIAFFVEEESVTIPVLRR; encoded by the coding sequence TTGAGACGGCGAGGGATCGTTTTCTCGCCAGAAGCGCGCGACGACATTCTGCAGATTTATGATTGGATAGAAGAAAGGGCGGGCTCGGACGTCGCGCTCGCTTATATTGGCCGGCTCGAAACCTATTGCCGAGGTTTCGACATGGCGTCCGAAAGAGGGCGTCGCAGAGATGATCTGCGGCCTGGACTTCGTGTGGTCGGTTTCGAGCGGCGCGTGACGATCGCCTTTTTCGTCGAGGAAGAGAGCGTCACTATCCCTGTTCTACGGCGGTAA
- a CDS encoding J domain-containing protein produces MRAGCVTDTSAEQLDWVVWNGSLGVSDKVAIGRVEIVDGVRMACLAPPYDVVGPFSLDELETQGRIAFGACFVMSLQRWKEDQVELRLEGRKQRAAFQKMFDFDEDDNQEHRETLELPLEGALEPAEIKSAFRRLAKTAHPDAGGSAEDYRRIAEARDALLAQFEGAS; encoded by the coding sequence ATGAGAGCAGGCTGCGTGACGGACACATCGGCGGAGCAATTGGACTGGGTCGTCTGGAACGGCTCGCTCGGCGTATCCGACAAGGTCGCGATCGGCCGCGTCGAGATCGTCGACGGCGTCCGCATGGCCTGTCTCGCGCCGCCCTATGATGTGGTGGGGCCGTTCAGCCTGGACGAATTGGAGACGCAGGGCCGCATCGCTTTCGGCGCCTGCTTCGTGATGTCGCTCCAACGCTGGAAGGAAGATCAGGTCGAGCTGCGCTTGGAAGGCCGCAAGCAGCGCGCCGCCTTCCAGAAGATGTTCGATTTCGACGAAGACGACAATCAAGAGCATCGCGAGACGCTGGAATTGCCTCTGGAAGGCGCGCTGGAGCCGGCCGAGATCAAATCCGCCTTCCGCCGCCTCGCCAAGACCGCCCATCCCGACGCTGGCGGCAGCGCGGAGGATTACCGCCGCATCGCCGAGGCGCGCGACGCGCTGCTGGCGCAGTTCGAAGGGGCGAGCTGA
- a CDS encoding heterodisulfide reductase-related iron-sulfur binding cluster, translated as MREGGLEAPFRRPLDWENPDFYDEAKLDAEMRRVLDICHGCRRCFNLCDSFPRLFDLVDESAKGEIETVASADFKKVVDACTLCDMCFLTKCPYVPPHEFDLDFPHLMLRYRAVEAKKNGVGFADRQLAETDRNGALATKLAPLANWATDCAHHAARNALEKLAGLHHEAVLPKYSKQSLEALAKETPVEVNSEAPGFGRKAVIYATCFGEYNDPGVGLAARAVLAKNGVETEILHPHCCGMPLLEQGLIGEVAASAKQVAAAFEPWIDKGYDIIALVPSCALMLKFEWPLIVTDDPKVKRLAASTYDLSEYVVGIARKEGLAQGLSPIEGGVAFHVSCHSRAQNIGRKGAELLGLIPQADVAVIERCSGHGGAWGYKTANFETALKVGKPVARQAQSSGKAYIVSECPLSGPHIVQGMERLDAEAKKPELLAHPIEILARAYGVK; from the coding sequence ATGAGAGAAGGCGGGCTCGAGGCGCCCTTCCGGCGTCCATTGGATTGGGAAAATCCAGATTTCTACGACGAGGCGAAGCTCGACGCCGAAATGCGCCGCGTGCTGGATATTTGCCACGGCTGCAGGCGCTGCTTCAATCTCTGCGATTCCTTTCCACGCCTGTTCGATCTCGTCGACGAGTCGGCGAAAGGCGAGATCGAGACTGTCGCCAGCGCCGATTTCAAGAAGGTCGTGGACGCCTGCACGCTCTGCGACATGTGCTTTCTGACCAAATGCCCCTATGTGCCGCCGCATGAGTTCGATCTCGACTTTCCGCATCTGATGCTGCGCTATCGCGCCGTCGAGGCGAAGAAGAATGGCGTCGGTTTCGCGGATCGCCAGCTCGCCGAGACCGACCGCAATGGCGCATTGGCGACGAAGCTCGCGCCGCTCGCCAATTGGGCGACCGACTGCGCGCACCACGCCGCGCGCAATGCGCTGGAGAAACTCGCCGGCCTGCATCACGAGGCCGTGCTGCCGAAATATTCGAAGCAGAGCTTGGAGGCGCTCGCGAAGGAGACGCCGGTCGAGGTGAACAGCGAGGCGCCGGGCTTCGGCCGCAAGGCGGTGATCTACGCCACCTGCTTCGGCGAATATAATGATCCCGGCGTCGGACTCGCGGCGCGCGCCGTGCTCGCCAAAAATGGCGTCGAGACGGAGATTCTCCATCCGCATTGCTGTGGAATGCCGCTGCTGGAGCAGGGGCTCATCGGCGAGGTCGCGGCCTCCGCGAAGCAAGTGGCCGCCGCCTTCGAGCCTTGGATCGACAAGGGCTATGACATTATCGCGCTGGTTCCCTCCTGCGCGCTGATGCTGAAATTCGAATGGCCGTTGATCGTCACCGATGATCCAAAAGTGAAGCGCCTCGCCGCCTCCACCTATGATCTCAGCGAATATGTCGTCGGAATCGCTCGCAAGGAGGGGCTGGCCCAAGGGCTGTCGCCGATCGAGGGCGGCGTCGCTTTTCATGTTTCCTGCCATTCGCGCGCGCAGAATATCGGGCGGAAGGGCGCCGAGCTGCTCGGTCTCATCCCGCAGGCGGATGTCGCGGTCATCGAGCGCTGTTCCGGCCATGGCGGCGCCTGGGGCTATAAGACGGCGAATTTCGAGACGGCGCTGAAGGTCGGCAAGCCGGTGGCGCGGCAGGCGCAATCCTCCGGCAAAGCCTATATCGTCTCCGAATGTCCGCTCTCCGGCCCGCATATCGTGCAGGGCATGGAGCGGCTGGACGCGGAGGCGAAAAAGCCCGAGCTTCTCGCCCATCCGATCGAGATTCTCGCGCGGGCCTATGGGGTGAAGTGA